From Haemorhous mexicanus isolate bHaeMex1 chromosome 2, bHaeMex1.pri, whole genome shotgun sequence, the proteins below share one genomic window:
- the LOC132323139 gene encoding galactosylgalactosylxylosylprotein 3-beta-glucuronosyltransferase 1-like isoform X2 produces MLRRRNLLTTLLIALPWALLLTLWHQYPTTHYLSLLRKTDENVTSKALLNGTSALREEVFPSCTRQQQSIGATPKIIQNYVYSRPPPWSDTLPTIFVITPTYTRPVQKAELTRLANTFLHVQNLHWVVVEDSPRRTNLVSNLLEKAGLNFTHLNVETPKSLKLGLSWIPSHTPRGTLQRNLGLHWLRDSFSNTAPPEGVVYFADDDNTYSLELFEEMRYTRRVSVWPVAFVGGLRYESPKVSPAGKVVGWKTVFDPNRPFAIDMAGFAISIKLILEKPHASFKLEGVKGGYQETSLLKDLVTMDGLEPKAANCTKVLVWHTRTERPTLVNEGKRGFTDPRVEV; encoded by the exons ATGCTGAGGAGACGTAACCTTCTTACCACGCTCCTGATTGCCTTGCCATGGGCTCTTCTCCTAACCTTGTGGCACCAGTACCCAACCACCCACTACCTCAGCCTGCTGAGAA AGACAGACGAGAACGTGACCTCTAAAGCTCTCCTTAATGGCACATCTGCACTGAGAGAAGAAGTCTTCCCATCATGCACTCGGCAGCAGCAAAGCATAGGGGCAACGCCTAAAATCATCCAGAATTATGTGTACTCTAGGCCTCCTCCATGGTCAGACACCCTGCCAACCATCTTTGTTATCACCCCTACCTACACCCGGCCAGTGCAAAAAGCTGAGCTGACCCGTCTGGCCAACACCTTCCTCCACGTACAGAACCTGCACTGGGTGGTGGTGGAAGACTCTCCGCGGAGGACCAACCTTGTATCCAACCTGCTGGAGAAGGCTGGGCTCAACTTCACCCACCTCAATGTGGAGACACCCAAGAGCCTGAAGCTGGGTCTGTCCTGGATCCCATCCCACACCCCGAGGGGGACACTGCAGAGGAACCTGGGGCTGCACTGGCTGAGGGACAGCTTCAGCAACACTGCACCACCAGAAGGCGTAGTCTATTTTGCTGATGATGATAACACCTACAGCCTGGAGCTCTTTGAGGAG ATGCGCTACACAAGGCGGGTCTCAGTCTGGCCAGTGGCTTTCGTTGGGGGGCTGCGATACGAATCCCCAAAAGTGAGCCCAGCAGGGAAGGTGGTGGGCTGGAAAACCGTCTTTGACCCCAATCGTCCCTTTGCTATTGACATGGCCGGATTTGCTATCAGCATCAAGTTGATTTTGGAGAAGCCTCATGCCAGTTTCAAGCTGGAGGGAGTTAAAGGAGGGTACCAGGAAACAAGTCTGCTGAAGGATTTAGTGACTATGGACGGGCTGGAGCCCAAAGCAGCTAACTGCACAAAG GTGTTGGTCTGGCACACAAGAACTGAGAGGCCCACTCTGGTTAATGAAGGCAAGCGTGGGTTTACAGACCCCAGAGTAGAGGTGTAA
- the LOC132323139 gene encoding galactosylgalactosylxylosylprotein 3-beta-glucuronosyltransferase 1-like isoform X1 produces the protein MLRRRNLLTTLLIALPWALLLTLWHQYPTTHYLSLLRKETDENVTSKALLNGTSALREEVFPSCTRQQQSIGATPKIIQNYVYSRPPPWSDTLPTIFVITPTYTRPVQKAELTRLANTFLHVQNLHWVVVEDSPRRTNLVSNLLEKAGLNFTHLNVETPKSLKLGLSWIPSHTPRGTLQRNLGLHWLRDSFSNTAPPEGVVYFADDDNTYSLELFEEMRYTRRVSVWPVAFVGGLRYESPKVSPAGKVVGWKTVFDPNRPFAIDMAGFAISIKLILEKPHASFKLEGVKGGYQETSLLKDLVTMDGLEPKAANCTKVLVWHTRTERPTLVNEGKRGFTDPRVEV, from the exons ATGCTGAGGAGACGTAACCTTCTTACCACGCTCCTGATTGCCTTGCCATGGGCTCTTCTCCTAACCTTGTGGCACCAGTACCCAACCACCCACTACCTCAGCCTGCTGAGAA AAGAGACAGACGAGAACGTGACCTCTAAAGCTCTCCTTAATGGCACATCTGCACTGAGAGAAGAAGTCTTCCCATCATGCACTCGGCAGCAGCAAAGCATAGGGGCAACGCCTAAAATCATCCAGAATTATGTGTACTCTAGGCCTCCTCCATGGTCAGACACCCTGCCAACCATCTTTGTTATCACCCCTACCTACACCCGGCCAGTGCAAAAAGCTGAGCTGACCCGTCTGGCCAACACCTTCCTCCACGTACAGAACCTGCACTGGGTGGTGGTGGAAGACTCTCCGCGGAGGACCAACCTTGTATCCAACCTGCTGGAGAAGGCTGGGCTCAACTTCACCCACCTCAATGTGGAGACACCCAAGAGCCTGAAGCTGGGTCTGTCCTGGATCCCATCCCACACCCCGAGGGGGACACTGCAGAGGAACCTGGGGCTGCACTGGCTGAGGGACAGCTTCAGCAACACTGCACCACCAGAAGGCGTAGTCTATTTTGCTGATGATGATAACACCTACAGCCTGGAGCTCTTTGAGGAG ATGCGCTACACAAGGCGGGTCTCAGTCTGGCCAGTGGCTTTCGTTGGGGGGCTGCGATACGAATCCCCAAAAGTGAGCCCAGCAGGGAAGGTGGTGGGCTGGAAAACCGTCTTTGACCCCAATCGTCCCTTTGCTATTGACATGGCCGGATTTGCTATCAGCATCAAGTTGATTTTGGAGAAGCCTCATGCCAGTTTCAAGCTGGAGGGAGTTAAAGGAGGGTACCAGGAAACAAGTCTGCTGAAGGATTTAGTGACTATGGACGGGCTGGAGCCCAAAGCAGCTAACTGCACAAAG GTGTTGGTCTGGCACACAAGAACTGAGAGGCCCACTCTGGTTAATGAAGGCAAGCGTGGGTTTACAGACCCCAGAGTAGAGGTGTAA